A DNA window from Hydrogenophaga taeniospiralis contains the following coding sequences:
- a CDS encoding SIR2 family NAD-dependent protein deacylase: MSAESGVPTFRDAQTGLWARFKPEDLATEDAFRAHPRRVWDWYQFRRDMVANVEPNAGHRALAAFQQRHPGRLTLITQNVDGLHQRAGSADAIALHGNLADDRWLDMPRDCCHPEFVETGRPPRCPTCGNLRRPAVVWFGEMLPLPALDAAQKAANGCDLMLVIGTSGVVYPAAGLAHTAHRRGARVVVINPEATELDAVADLCLHEPAAQCLPTLLED, translated from the coding sequence TGCCCACGTTTCGCGACGCGCAGACCGGGCTGTGGGCACGGTTCAAACCCGAAGACCTGGCCACCGAGGACGCGTTTCGTGCCCACCCGCGCCGCGTCTGGGACTGGTACCAGTTCCGTCGCGACATGGTTGCCAACGTAGAACCCAACGCCGGCCACCGGGCGCTCGCGGCCTTTCAGCAGCGGCACCCGGGCCGACTCACCCTCATCACGCAGAACGTGGACGGCCTGCACCAGCGCGCGGGGAGCGCCGACGCGATCGCCCTGCACGGCAACCTGGCCGACGACCGTTGGCTGGACATGCCGCGCGACTGTTGCCACCCCGAGTTCGTGGAGACGGGGCGTCCGCCCCGTTGCCCGACCTGTGGCAACCTGCGGCGCCCGGCCGTGGTCTGGTTTGGCGAAATGCTGCCGCTGCCCGCGCTGGACGCGGCGCAAAAAGCCGCGAACGGCTGCGACCTGATGCTGGTTATCGGCACCTCGGGCGTGGTCTACCCGGCCGCAGGCCTGGCGCACACCGCGCACCGGCGCGGCGCCCGGGTGGTGGTGATCAACCCCGAGGCAACCGAACTGGACGCCGTGGCCGACTTGTGCCTGCACGAACCTGCGGCACAATGCCTGCCAACACTGCTGGAGGATTGA